In a genomic window of Oncorhynchus keta strain PuntledgeMale-10-30-2019 chromosome 28, Oket_V2, whole genome shotgun sequence:
- the LOC118372733 gene encoding probable E3 ubiquitin-protein ligase DTX3 isoform X4, which yields MGSQVSSDEMSVRGGQGSDEVLVSQAVWDYLAAAGQPWLIDFQDKQGLSAGIIRRGERGGCCAVRLRPVEGSPSGGRPGMIEEGPISNETRKAFIDLCRCARKEMSKQDGGPKRKRSLLPCVGLGVLEGDGEGSLLPPQPPQPRRSQRQQQRYKKPAEEEACVVLSNSTSHNEFGQRKKDNMEVSCSMMASSHNQSHSEADDYTSCSICMGDMVERTTLERCGHAFCRLCLDQAFKVKRACPVCRQVYGQLIGNQPATGCMMVERDPDLELPGHAGYGCICIIYSFPPGLQAPEHPNPGVRYPGTDRVAYLPDSPEGNRVLGLLRRAFEQRLIFTIGTSMTTGMHNVITWNDIHHKTSLWGGPHCFGYPDPTYLVRVTEELREKGIAAD from the exons ATGGGATCGCAAG TTTCATCGGATGAGATGAGTGTGCGCGGGGGGCAGGGTAGTGACGAGGTGCTGGTGTCCCAGGCGGTGTGGGACTACCTGGCTGCCGCTGGCCAGCCCTGGCTCATAGACTTTCAGGACAAGCAGGGCTTGAGCGCCGGCATCATCCGCCGAGGTGAGCGGGGAGGCTGCTGTGCAGTGCGGCTACGCCCCGTAGAGGGATCCCCTTCTGGGGGACGACCCGGGATGATTGAGGAAGGACCCATCTCCAACGAGACCCGCAAGGCCTTCATAGACTTATGCCGCTGCGCCCGCAAAGAGATGAGCAAACAGGATGGGGGTCCTAAACGGAAGAGGTCCCTGCTGCCCTGCGTTGGGTTGGGGGtcctggagggggatggagaggggagccTGCTACCACCTCAGCCTCCCCAGCCCAGACGCTCTCAGAGGCAGCAACAGAGATATAAGAAGCCAGCGGAGGAAGAGGCCTGTGTGGTCCTCTCCAACTCCACGTCCCACAACGAATTCGGACAGAGGAAGAAGGACAACATGGAGGTCAGCTGCAGTATGATGGCCTCCTCTCATAACCAATCCCACAGTGAGGCAGACGACTACACCTCATGTTCCATCTGCATGGGTGACATGGTGGAGAGGACCACGCTGGAGAG GTGCGGCCACGCATTCTGCCGGTTGTGTCTAGACCAGGCCTTCAAGGTGAAGAGAGCGTGTCCTGTGTGTCGTCAGGTGTACGGCCAGCTCATAGGGAACCAGCCGGCTACCGGGTGTATGATGGTGGAGAGGGACCCAGATCTGGAGTTGCCAGGACACGCGGGTTATGGGTGTATCTGCATCATCTACAGCTTCCCCCCTGGTTTACAggcg CCAGAGCACCCTAACCCGGGGGTGAGGTACCCTGGGACGGACCGCGTGGCTTACCTCCCAGACAGCCCAGAGGGGAACCGGGTCCTGGGCCTGCTCCGCCGGGCCTTCGAACAGCGCCTCATCTTCACCATAGGGACCTCCATGACCACAGGAATGCATAATGTCATCACCTGGAACGACATCCACCACAAGACCTCCTTATGGGGCGGACCACACTG CTTTGGATACCCAGACCCCACTTACCTGGTGAGAGTGACCGAGGAACTCCGAGAGAAAGGCATCGCTGCAGACTGA
- the LOC118372733 gene encoding probable E3 ubiquitin-protein ligase DTX3 isoform X2: MGSQGRPPLPSTFPVGGGIQGWLPVSSDEMSVRGGQGSDEVLVSQAVWDYLAAAGQPWLIDFQDKQGLSAGIIRRGERGGCCAVRLRPVEGSPSGGRPGMIEEGPISNETRKAFIDLCRCARKEMSKQDGGPKRKRSLLPCVGLGVLEGDGEGSLLPPQPPQPRRSQRQQQRYKKPAEEEACVVLSNSTSHNEFGQRKKDNMEVSCSMMASSHNQSHSEADDYTSCSICMGDMVERTTLERCGHAFCRLCLDQAFKVKRACPVCRQVYGQLIGNQPATGCMMVERDPDLELPGHAGYGCICIIYSFPPGLQAPEHPNPGVRYPGTDRVAYLPDSPEGNRVLGLLRRAFEQRLIFTIGTSMTTGMHNVITWNDIHHKTSLWGGPHCFGYPDPTYLVRVTEELREKGIAAD, encoded by the exons ATGGGATCGCAAG GTAGACCTCCTCTCCCAAGTACTTTTCCTGTAGGTGGTGGTATCCAGGGATGGCTACCAG TTTCATCGGATGAGATGAGTGTGCGCGGGGGGCAGGGTAGTGACGAGGTGCTGGTGTCCCAGGCGGTGTGGGACTACCTGGCTGCCGCTGGCCAGCCCTGGCTCATAGACTTTCAGGACAAGCAGGGCTTGAGCGCCGGCATCATCCGCCGAGGTGAGCGGGGAGGCTGCTGTGCAGTGCGGCTACGCCCCGTAGAGGGATCCCCTTCTGGGGGACGACCCGGGATGATTGAGGAAGGACCCATCTCCAACGAGACCCGCAAGGCCTTCATAGACTTATGCCGCTGCGCCCGCAAAGAGATGAGCAAACAGGATGGGGGTCCTAAACGGAAGAGGTCCCTGCTGCCCTGCGTTGGGTTGGGGGtcctggagggggatggagaggggagccTGCTACCACCTCAGCCTCCCCAGCCCAGACGCTCTCAGAGGCAGCAACAGAGATATAAGAAGCCAGCGGAGGAAGAGGCCTGTGTGGTCCTCTCCAACTCCACGTCCCACAACGAATTCGGACAGAGGAAGAAGGACAACATGGAGGTCAGCTGCAGTATGATGGCCTCCTCTCATAACCAATCCCACAGTGAGGCAGACGACTACACCTCATGTTCCATCTGCATGGGTGACATGGTGGAGAGGACCACGCTGGAGAG GTGCGGCCACGCATTCTGCCGGTTGTGTCTAGACCAGGCCTTCAAGGTGAAGAGAGCGTGTCCTGTGTGTCGTCAGGTGTACGGCCAGCTCATAGGGAACCAGCCGGCTACCGGGTGTATGATGGTGGAGAGGGACCCAGATCTGGAGTTGCCAGGACACGCGGGTTATGGGTGTATCTGCATCATCTACAGCTTCCCCCCTGGTTTACAggcg CCAGAGCACCCTAACCCGGGGGTGAGGTACCCTGGGACGGACCGCGTGGCTTACCTCCCAGACAGCCCAGAGGGGAACCGGGTCCTGGGCCTGCTCCGCCGGGCCTTCGAACAGCGCCTCATCTTCACCATAGGGACCTCCATGACCACAGGAATGCATAATGTCATCACCTGGAACGACATCCACCACAAGACCTCCTTATGGGGCGGACCACACTG CTTTGGATACCCAGACCCCACTTACCTGGTGAGAGTGACCGAGGAACTCCGAGAGAAAGGCATCGCTGCAGACTGA
- the LOC118372733 gene encoding probable E3 ubiquitin-protein ligase DTX3 isoform X1: MGSQVLPSPSGRPPLPSTFPVGGGIQGWLPVSSDEMSVRGGQGSDEVLVSQAVWDYLAAAGQPWLIDFQDKQGLSAGIIRRGERGGCCAVRLRPVEGSPSGGRPGMIEEGPISNETRKAFIDLCRCARKEMSKQDGGPKRKRSLLPCVGLGVLEGDGEGSLLPPQPPQPRRSQRQQQRYKKPAEEEACVVLSNSTSHNEFGQRKKDNMEVSCSMMASSHNQSHSEADDYTSCSICMGDMVERTTLERCGHAFCRLCLDQAFKVKRACPVCRQVYGQLIGNQPATGCMMVERDPDLELPGHAGYGCICIIYSFPPGLQAPEHPNPGVRYPGTDRVAYLPDSPEGNRVLGLLRRAFEQRLIFTIGTSMTTGMHNVITWNDIHHKTSLWGGPHCFGYPDPTYLVRVTEELREKGIAAD; the protein is encoded by the exons ATGGGATCGCAAG TTCTTCCTTCACCTTCAGGTAGACCTCCTCTCCCAAGTACTTTTCCTGTAGGTGGTGGTATCCAGGGATGGCTACCAG TTTCATCGGATGAGATGAGTGTGCGCGGGGGGCAGGGTAGTGACGAGGTGCTGGTGTCCCAGGCGGTGTGGGACTACCTGGCTGCCGCTGGCCAGCCCTGGCTCATAGACTTTCAGGACAAGCAGGGCTTGAGCGCCGGCATCATCCGCCGAGGTGAGCGGGGAGGCTGCTGTGCAGTGCGGCTACGCCCCGTAGAGGGATCCCCTTCTGGGGGACGACCCGGGATGATTGAGGAAGGACCCATCTCCAACGAGACCCGCAAGGCCTTCATAGACTTATGCCGCTGCGCCCGCAAAGAGATGAGCAAACAGGATGGGGGTCCTAAACGGAAGAGGTCCCTGCTGCCCTGCGTTGGGTTGGGGGtcctggagggggatggagaggggagccTGCTACCACCTCAGCCTCCCCAGCCCAGACGCTCTCAGAGGCAGCAACAGAGATATAAGAAGCCAGCGGAGGAAGAGGCCTGTGTGGTCCTCTCCAACTCCACGTCCCACAACGAATTCGGACAGAGGAAGAAGGACAACATGGAGGTCAGCTGCAGTATGATGGCCTCCTCTCATAACCAATCCCACAGTGAGGCAGACGACTACACCTCATGTTCCATCTGCATGGGTGACATGGTGGAGAGGACCACGCTGGAGAG GTGCGGCCACGCATTCTGCCGGTTGTGTCTAGACCAGGCCTTCAAGGTGAAGAGAGCGTGTCCTGTGTGTCGTCAGGTGTACGGCCAGCTCATAGGGAACCAGCCGGCTACCGGGTGTATGATGGTGGAGAGGGACCCAGATCTGGAGTTGCCAGGACACGCGGGTTATGGGTGTATCTGCATCATCTACAGCTTCCCCCCTGGTTTACAggcg CCAGAGCACCCTAACCCGGGGGTGAGGTACCCTGGGACGGACCGCGTGGCTTACCTCCCAGACAGCCCAGAGGGGAACCGGGTCCTGGGCCTGCTCCGCCGGGCCTTCGAACAGCGCCTCATCTTCACCATAGGGACCTCCATGACCACAGGAATGCATAATGTCATCACCTGGAACGACATCCACCACAAGACCTCCTTATGGGGCGGACCACACTG CTTTGGATACCCAGACCCCACTTACCTGGTGAGAGTGACCGAGGAACTCCGAGAGAAAGGCATCGCTGCAGACTGA
- the LOC118372733 gene encoding probable E3 ubiquitin-protein ligase DTX3 isoform X3 has protein sequence MVESANNFFSSDEMSVRGGQGSDEVLVSQAVWDYLAAAGQPWLIDFQDKQGLSAGIIRRGERGGCCAVRLRPVEGSPSGGRPGMIEEGPISNETRKAFIDLCRCARKEMSKQDGGPKRKRSLLPCVGLGVLEGDGEGSLLPPQPPQPRRSQRQQQRYKKPAEEEACVVLSNSTSHNEFGQRKKDNMEVSCSMMASSHNQSHSEADDYTSCSICMGDMVERTTLERCGHAFCRLCLDQAFKVKRACPVCRQVYGQLIGNQPATGCMMVERDPDLELPGHAGYGCICIIYSFPPGLQAPEHPNPGVRYPGTDRVAYLPDSPEGNRVLGLLRRAFEQRLIFTIGTSMTTGMHNVITWNDIHHKTSLWGGPHCFGYPDPTYLVRVTEELREKGIAAD, from the exons ATGGTTGAAAGTGCAAACAATTTCT TTTCATCGGATGAGATGAGTGTGCGCGGGGGGCAGGGTAGTGACGAGGTGCTGGTGTCCCAGGCGGTGTGGGACTACCTGGCTGCCGCTGGCCAGCCCTGGCTCATAGACTTTCAGGACAAGCAGGGCTTGAGCGCCGGCATCATCCGCCGAGGTGAGCGGGGAGGCTGCTGTGCAGTGCGGCTACGCCCCGTAGAGGGATCCCCTTCTGGGGGACGACCCGGGATGATTGAGGAAGGACCCATCTCCAACGAGACCCGCAAGGCCTTCATAGACTTATGCCGCTGCGCCCGCAAAGAGATGAGCAAACAGGATGGGGGTCCTAAACGGAAGAGGTCCCTGCTGCCCTGCGTTGGGTTGGGGGtcctggagggggatggagaggggagccTGCTACCACCTCAGCCTCCCCAGCCCAGACGCTCTCAGAGGCAGCAACAGAGATATAAGAAGCCAGCGGAGGAAGAGGCCTGTGTGGTCCTCTCCAACTCCACGTCCCACAACGAATTCGGACAGAGGAAGAAGGACAACATGGAGGTCAGCTGCAGTATGATGGCCTCCTCTCATAACCAATCCCACAGTGAGGCAGACGACTACACCTCATGTTCCATCTGCATGGGTGACATGGTGGAGAGGACCACGCTGGAGAG GTGCGGCCACGCATTCTGCCGGTTGTGTCTAGACCAGGCCTTCAAGGTGAAGAGAGCGTGTCCTGTGTGTCGTCAGGTGTACGGCCAGCTCATAGGGAACCAGCCGGCTACCGGGTGTATGATGGTGGAGAGGGACCCAGATCTGGAGTTGCCAGGACACGCGGGTTATGGGTGTATCTGCATCATCTACAGCTTCCCCCCTGGTTTACAggcg CCAGAGCACCCTAACCCGGGGGTGAGGTACCCTGGGACGGACCGCGTGGCTTACCTCCCAGACAGCCCAGAGGGGAACCGGGTCCTGGGCCTGCTCCGCCGGGCCTTCGAACAGCGCCTCATCTTCACCATAGGGACCTCCATGACCACAGGAATGCATAATGTCATCACCTGGAACGACATCCACCACAAGACCTCCTTATGGGGCGGACCACACTG CTTTGGATACCCAGACCCCACTTACCTGGTGAGAGTGACCGAGGAACTCCGAGAGAAAGGCATCGCTGCAGACTGA
- the LOC118372733 gene encoding probable E3 ubiquitin-protein ligase DTX3 isoform X5, producing MSVRGGQGSDEVLVSQAVWDYLAAAGQPWLIDFQDKQGLSAGIIRRGERGGCCAVRLRPVEGSPSGGRPGMIEEGPISNETRKAFIDLCRCARKEMSKQDGGPKRKRSLLPCVGLGVLEGDGEGSLLPPQPPQPRRSQRQQQRYKKPAEEEACVVLSNSTSHNEFGQRKKDNMEVSCSMMASSHNQSHSEADDYTSCSICMGDMVERTTLERCGHAFCRLCLDQAFKVKRACPVCRQVYGQLIGNQPATGCMMVERDPDLELPGHAGYGCICIIYSFPPGLQAPEHPNPGVRYPGTDRVAYLPDSPEGNRVLGLLRRAFEQRLIFTIGTSMTTGMHNVITWNDIHHKTSLWGGPHCFGYPDPTYLVRVTEELREKGIAAD from the exons ATGAGTGTGCGCGGGGGGCAGGGTAGTGACGAGGTGCTGGTGTCCCAGGCGGTGTGGGACTACCTGGCTGCCGCTGGCCAGCCCTGGCTCATAGACTTTCAGGACAAGCAGGGCTTGAGCGCCGGCATCATCCGCCGAGGTGAGCGGGGAGGCTGCTGTGCAGTGCGGCTACGCCCCGTAGAGGGATCCCCTTCTGGGGGACGACCCGGGATGATTGAGGAAGGACCCATCTCCAACGAGACCCGCAAGGCCTTCATAGACTTATGCCGCTGCGCCCGCAAAGAGATGAGCAAACAGGATGGGGGTCCTAAACGGAAGAGGTCCCTGCTGCCCTGCGTTGGGTTGGGGGtcctggagggggatggagaggggagccTGCTACCACCTCAGCCTCCCCAGCCCAGACGCTCTCAGAGGCAGCAACAGAGATATAAGAAGCCAGCGGAGGAAGAGGCCTGTGTGGTCCTCTCCAACTCCACGTCCCACAACGAATTCGGACAGAGGAAGAAGGACAACATGGAGGTCAGCTGCAGTATGATGGCCTCCTCTCATAACCAATCCCACAGTGAGGCAGACGACTACACCTCATGTTCCATCTGCATGGGTGACATGGTGGAGAGGACCACGCTGGAGAG GTGCGGCCACGCATTCTGCCGGTTGTGTCTAGACCAGGCCTTCAAGGTGAAGAGAGCGTGTCCTGTGTGTCGTCAGGTGTACGGCCAGCTCATAGGGAACCAGCCGGCTACCGGGTGTATGATGGTGGAGAGGGACCCAGATCTGGAGTTGCCAGGACACGCGGGTTATGGGTGTATCTGCATCATCTACAGCTTCCCCCCTGGTTTACAggcg CCAGAGCACCCTAACCCGGGGGTGAGGTACCCTGGGACGGACCGCGTGGCTTACCTCCCAGACAGCCCAGAGGGGAACCGGGTCCTGGGCCTGCTCCGCCGGGCCTTCGAACAGCGCCTCATCTTCACCATAGGGACCTCCATGACCACAGGAATGCATAATGTCATCACCTGGAACGACATCCACCACAAGACCTCCTTATGGGGCGGACCACACTG CTTTGGATACCCAGACCCCACTTACCTGGTGAGAGTGACCGAGGAACTCCGAGAGAAAGGCATCGCTGCAGACTGA